The following DNA comes from Eulemur rufifrons isolate Redbay chromosome 5, OSU_ERuf_1, whole genome shotgun sequence.
TTACGAGGATCAAATACGGTATGTATGAAAGTATCTTGCAAACTATAAAGAACTAAGCAAatataaggtttttaaaattatgactatTACCGTAATCATCAAGCTAAACTTATAGACacaaacatttactttttaatgaaatattcacTTATCTTTGTTTGCTTCTTCATGTCCATACTATGGCTGCACATGGATGAAAGTGAGCACCGATAATGTAAATCAGGAGCTCCCCAAGGGCAGCATCTAAGATGATTCTGGGGGGTTGAGAAAATACCaaagatgtttatatttatttttatttcatccttttatttatttttatgtggtttCTGATTTTGTACTATATTAGTATAGTAATgaatatatagtatttatatatgGCCGTGGATGCTGACAAAGTTTTTTACTGAAAGGGTTGCatgattttaaaagtttgcaCTAATCTGACAACCTAATAAAGATCTGATATGGAAACCTTCATACACTGCTCGTAGAAATATATGTTTGTATCAACTGTCAAAGGACAGGATTACTACAAATTTAATTATAGATCTAatggcttttatttgcaattcatTAATCGGGGCAGACCCCATTCTACAAACTAGAATGAAAGCTCCCCCTGGACAATAGCAAAGCAGTGAGTTTTGTAAGGTgggaacaaggaaacagaacaattaaaaaaaaaaactggttaatATCAGGTAACTtcagtttactttttttgtaaGGGTTAAAGCCGAGGGGACTGTGTTATGCTGGCTAAAAGTGGCTTGTTTGGGGATTTGGCTATTATTatctctctcttattttcctgatttctcaGGAGGTCAGATAAACAATTTAGTGTTGGATTGGTGGCATTGAACTTCAGCATGAGGAACTCCATTTTGGttgggcctagtgcaggagctcagtccaaaccaaCGGCCtcctacaaattttatttaacatgtcTTAGAATATTTATACTCAATTACaaagtaattctacttttagagCCTAATCTCTAAGGAACGTCAGCTAAAAAGAGGCAAATGATCAAGGAGCAATGCAGTAAGCCAAAATTTATTGGGGTTTTGGGAATTGCAATTCAGAAGACATAGATTCAGCTAGAAGCCAAATTGTGTTCCAGAGACAGGGAGGAAAGTAGGGGTTTTTTTGAGAAGTAAAAAAGATGCTAAGGGTGATTACATGAGTTGTTTTTAAGGAATTACCATTGATGGAGGCGGCTGCCCAGCACAAGTCCATAGTTCACTGGCCATTGTTCAGGAGATGCAGCACTACTGAAATTCAGCTGTTTTCCGGGATGGTGTGGTCCTTGTAGTTTGGCCCAGTTCAAGGGTTCAAGGCAAGTTCATTttgtatgtgtacgtgtgtgtgtatgtgtatgtgttgcaAATTTGCAGCAAGTGCAGATAGTCCTTCTTAGAATGGCTTCTGGACTCCATTTCAGACTCAGAACCAGAGTAACACCAtttcatatatcacattttgatGCAGGAGGTGTCCCAATGAAGGGAGGAAAGCCCTCTTGAACTTGACAAGTGGGTTTTTGGCTTTGCATAGGGAAGAATTTAAGTGGGAGCGAATTAGTAACAGGGAAGTTTATTGTGATAGAGACATACAATAGATCCTACTCCACAGATCTCAAGCTGGGGGTGAGGAGAACCCGTATCGGGCAATggtaaagttttttaaatgttcaaaaatccGGTGGGATGTAGGTGACCAACATTGTCTTATGGTCaggccataaaggttaatcataaactgctgtCATAGAAAGGTAAGCACAGTTTGTAAGGCATCTGGTTTAGTAATTTATCCATCTTCGGAGGGTCACGGGCTTGCAACCTGCTGGTGATTTCATTGTTCAGGGTGGTAAGGGGTTGGTATTGGTTAAAATGGTTGCATTCAGGCTCTCTcaaccttccttttctgccttatccCTACATTAATTTCACAAGAAATAATCAGGGATGAGCATATAGATCTATGTTTAAGAATGTTCCACGAAACTTTATTAgaataacatttgaaaatgtcataaacGTTCAACAATAAACGAATGGGGAAGTAAACGGTGCTATACCGTTAGGTTTATGCAGCTTACAGaactaaattttgaaattagtttaagaattgtctttaaataaaaataaaataaataaaagctgaacAGTGTTAGGTCCCGCTGAGAAACGGACAGGAGAGTCGGAAAGAGTGGTGGCAGGTGAAGTCGGGGTACAATAGGGACTGGTTTCCTTCATGGCGCAAAGCACACAGCCTCCCGGCGCCCCATTAACACATATAGAAGGGGAAAGTGATTGAACGCAATAACGAATGAGATTTGATCCAGGTAATGTTTCGGGGGCGGCCGTTTTCCGCGTGAACCTCTCTGGAGGACGATTGGCCCATGTACCGAATCGACTTCCAAGATGGCGACGCCCACGTAGAAGCCGCGACTAGGACGCCGCCATGTGTCGTCTGGGATCGTACGGCCTCGACTCCCTCACGGAATCAAATTCCACGATGACGGCATCTACGAGGAAGTAGCGCAGTAGGTGCGGCCATGTTGCCTGTAAATTCGAGGCCGTACAAGCGTCACCGTACGGACTCTACTGACAAGGTGGCGGCGCCCTCAGAGAGCTGCATACAGGCACGGCCATGTTCCTGGCGAACGTATGGATTCGGCCACTATACGGACTCGATAGCCAAGATGGCGGCGCCCGAAGAATATTCGGGGTTGTAGGGGAGCGACCTACTTGTTTGCTGCGGAGCCGACGCGTGGAGCCTGCGCAATAGGAGTACGGTGCCCAGAAGGCGTGACCTGGAGCGGAAGTAGTGGGCGCCTTTGCAACCGCCGCGGACGCCGCGGAGTGGTCTTAGAAGATTCCCGGGTCTCTGGCGTGGGGCGCGAGGGAGTGCGCCGGCGGCGGAGCTATGGTGAGCACGGGGTCCAGGGAAGGCATGGCGTTGGAGGTCTGTAGGGCTGGGAACAGTGGGGTCGGTTGGCGGACGCTCGGGGGTCTGTGGCGAGCCGAAGCCGGAGTCTGGGGGCAGAATGGTGGGGTCTGTGGTGAACCACCTCGGAGTTCTGTGGTGAGCCATTATGAAGTCCGCAATAGAAGTTTCTGGGGGACTCCGGATGGCAATTCCGTGGGAAGCCGCGATGGGGAGTTCTGTGGGCAGAGGGATACGCGGGTTGTGAGAAGCCGTACTGGGCGGTCTGTAGTGAGCGGGACGAGGAGTCTCTCAGGGAATCCGGGGACAACCGTCGGCGGGGGTGGGCCGGGCCCGGGGGCGACAATGACGAGGGAGCTGTGGAGACCCGTGGCGGGAAGTCTGCGGAACAAAGTCTGCAGGGTCTGTGCGAAGCCCCGCTCGGGGTCTGTGAGGAGCCGCCATGGGGCAGCGTGTGGCAGAGTGTGAGCCATATGGGAGTGCGGATGGTGACTGGGTGTCGGCGGTGAGTGATGGGAGGTCCGGGCAGAGCGATGGAGATGTGTAAGCCGAGTAACGGGGTGACAGAGGTGAGCGATGGGGTCTGTGGGAGCCCTGTCGAGAAGTCTACAGGCAGTGTGTGAGTCTGTGCCGAACCCTGATGGAGTTGTAACGGGGGATGCGCTGCCACCATGGCGTGTCTCGCAGGAGGGAGATGGTTCAGACCCAGAGCCTCCGGACGCCGGGGAGGACAGCAAGTCCGAGAATGGGGAGAACGCACCCATCTACTGCATCTGCCGCAAACCGGACATCAACTGCTTCATGATGTGAGCCAGGGAGAGGTGGGTGGGGCGGCGGGTGACACCTGGCAAGTTTGAGTGAAGCCAGGGGGGCTGGCCCCTCACACCTTCACCGCCTGCTCCATCCTCTGCAGCGGGTGTGACAACTGCAACGAGTGGTTCCATGGGGATTGCATCCGGATCACTGAGAAGATGGCCAAGGCCATCCGGGAGTGGTACTGTCGCGAGTGCCGAGGTGAGGGGGGTGGGATGGACAGGGAccgcaggtgggaggaggagaagccCTAATAGGGTGGTCGAGGGAGTAGTGATACACGTCTGCTGGCAGAGTGATTGTTGGTCTGGGAGCCAGAATGGGGACCCCATCGTGAGAGGTAACAGGATCCCACAGGAAGGGGCAGCTCTGCCCTTGAGCAAGGGGACCAGGAGGTGGGTGGAACagtaagagagagaagaggaagaaagagggtcTGGGACCATTTAGGCCTGCCACTGCTCACTTACCTTGGCCCCATTCTTTGCCCCACAGAGAAAGACCCCAAGCTGGAGATACGCTATCGGCACAAGAAGTCACGAGAGCGGGATGGCACTGAGCGGGACAGCAGTGAGCCCCGGGATGAGGGTGGAGGGCGCAAGAGGCCTGTCTCAGATCCGGACCTGCAGCGCCGGgcggggtcagggacaggggttggGGCCATGCTTGCTCGGGGCTCTGCTTCGCCCCATAAATCCTCTCCACAGCCCTTGGTGGCCACACCCAGCCAGGTGAGTGATTGCAGTGATTGGGATGTATAAAGTGGTCCCATTTTGTGTTCTGCTTGGGTCCCTGATTTCTCTTCTGGGTACTTTTCTCCAGCatcaccagcagcagcagcagatcaAACGGTCAGCCCGCATGTGTGGCGAGTGTGAGGCATGCCGGCGCACTGAGGACTGTGGCCACTGTGACTTCTGTCGGGACATGAAGAAATTCGGGGGCCCCAACAAGATCCGGCAGAAGTGCCGGCTACGTCAATGCCAGCTGCGGGCCCGGGTGAGCATGGGCAGAGCTGGGtaggatggggggggggggaagcagtCCATGAAGGGCCGGTTAACGCTAGGCATgaatgggccaggtgtggtggggccGGACTGTACCAGATAGGTGGGAAGGGGCCTGGCATGTCCAGATGAATGGGGCATGACCAGGTAtgctgggctggcaggagaaCCCCCAACCCTGGGTGGGGCCAAGTATTTCTGGGTGATCAGGCATGGCAGTGCAGATCAGGCAGAGCTGAGCATGTCCTGGTGGTGAGGGGTAGGGGCAGACGTGTCTGAGGAGGCAaggccaggtgggcagggccagggcaaggCCACCCTCCACCCACCTGGGGCTGACCTGGGCCTTCCTCCTGCCGGCACAGGAATCGTACAAGTACTTCCCTTCCTCGGTGAGTCCAGCCccccagggcggggcggggcatgCGGGCAGGGCGGTCAGGGCCAGTCCTGAGATTCTGCCCCGCAGCTCTCGCCGGTGACACCCTCAGAGTCCCTGCCAAGGCCCCGCCGGCCACTGCCCACCCAACAGCAGCCACAGCCATCACAGAAGCTGGGGCGCATTCGTGAAGATGAgggggcagtggcatcatcagcaGTCAAGGAGCCACCTGAGGCTACAGCCACGCCTGAGCCACTCTCTGATGAGGACCTACCACTGGATCCTGACCTGTACCAGGACTTCTGTGCAGGGGCCTTTGATGACCATGGTTTGGTGAGCAGGCAGGAgtatcccatggtggaagggtgGCGGTTATAGAAGCAGACAGTATCCCTAATGAGAAGAGAGGAGGCAGGGTATGGAAGGCTGATTTGGGAAATGAGTAGGTGGTGGGTTGTCTTGAGTGGGGCTTGTGCGTCAGTGCATGCCCTGCTTGCAGCCCTGGATGAGTGACACAGAAGAGTCCCCATTCCTGGACCCTGCCTTGCGGAAGAGGGCAGTGAAAGTGAAGCATGTGAAGCGTCGGGAGAAGAAGTCTGAGAAGAAGGTGATGGAGAGGGTAAAATGGGCATGGGAAGGCAGAGGATGGGTGGAGAGGGAGAGGCGGAGGTCAGGGGCCGAATGGGGCAAGAGCCAGAAAGGGGTGGAATGGAGGGGGAGACATTTGGGGCTGACTTCCATTCCACGTTGACCTGACCTGTCTTGTCCTGTAGAAGGAGGAGAGATACAAGCGGCATCGGCAGAAGCAGAAGCACAAGGACAAATGGAAACACCCAGAGAGGGCCGATGTCAAGGACCCTGCATCACTGCCGCAGTGCCTGGGGCCCGGCTGTGTgcgccctgcccagcccagctccaAGTATTGCTCGGATGACTGCGGCATGAAGCTGGCAGCCAAGTGAGTCACTCCTGGGGGTTCAAGGGAGTCAGGAAGTACAGGGTAGGGTAGAGTTCTCTGTATGTCTACCAGTCAATCACCTATTCATCATTTAGTCAACCAAATACCTACATATCTATCtgcccactcacccatccatgtTGCCCCCATCTGTCCacttgtccatccatccaccattcAGCCATCCAGCCACCTATTTACTTACGTTTTCACCATTTAGTCTTGCATCCATTTGC
Coding sequences within:
- the CXXC1 gene encoding CXXC-type zinc finger protein 1 isoform X1, coding for MEGDGSDPEPPDAGEDSKSENGENAPIYCICRKPDINCFMIGCDNCNEWFHGDCIRITEKMAKAIREWYCRECREKDPKLEIRYRHKKSRERDGTERDSSEPRDEGGGRKRPVSDPDLQRRAGSGTGVGAMLARGSASPHKSSPQPLVATPSQHHQQQQQIKRSARMCGECEACRRTEDCGHCDFCRDMKKFGGPNKIRQKCRLRQCQLRARESYKYFPSSLSPVTPSESLPRPRRPLPTQQQPQPSQKLGRIREDEGAVASSAVKEPPEATATPEPLSDEDLPLDPDLYQDFCAGAFDDHGLPWMSDTEESPFLDPALRKRAVKVKHVKRREKKSEKKVMERKEERYKRHRQKQKHKDKWKHPERADVKDPASLPQCLGPGCVRPAQPSSKYCSDDCGMKLAANRIYEILPQRIQQWQQSPCIAEEHGKKLLERIRREQQSARTRLQEMERRFHELEAIILRAKQQAVREDEESNEGDSDDTDLQIFCVSCGHPINPRVALRHMERCYAKYESQTSFGSMYPTRIEGATRLFCDVYNPQSKTYCKRLQVLCPEHSRDPKVPADEVCGCPLVRDVFELTGDFCRLPKRQCNRHYCWEKLRRAEVDLERVRVWYKLDELFEQERNVRTAMTNRAGLLALMLHQTIQHDPLTTDLRSCADR
- the CXXC1 gene encoding CXXC-type zinc finger protein 1 isoform X2; protein product: MEGDGSDPEPPDAGEDSKSENGENAPIYCICRKPDINCFMIGCDNCNEWFHGDCIRITEKMAKAIREWYCRECREKDPKLEIRYRHKKSRERDGTERDSSEPRDEGGGRKRPVSDPDLQRRAGSGTGVGAMLARGSASPHKSSPQPLVATPSQHHQQQQQIKRSARMCGECEACRRTEDCGHCDFCRDMKKFGGPNKIRQKCRLRQCQLRARESYKYFPSSLSPVTPSESLPRPRRPLPTQQQPQPSQKLGRIREDEGAVASSAVKEPPEATATPEPLSDEDLPLDPDLYQDFCAGAFDDHGLPWMSDTEESPFLDPALRKRAVKVKHVKRREKKSEKKKEERYKRHRQKQKHKDKWKHPERADVKDPASLPQCLGPGCVRPAQPSSKYCSDDCGMKLAANRIYEILPQRIQQWQQSPCIAEEHGKKLLERIRREQQSARTRLQEMERRFHELEAIILRAKQQAVREDEESNEGDSDDTDLQIFCVSCGHPINPRVALRHMERCYAKYESQTSFGSMYPTRIEGATRLFCDVYNPQSKTYCKRLQVLCPEHSRDPKVPADEVCGCPLVRDVFELTGDFCRLPKRQCNRHYCWEKLRRAEVDLERVRVWYKLDELFEQERNVRTAMTNRAGLLALMLHQTIQHDPLTTDLRSCADR